CATAATAAGCAGAGATCATACCATTCCCGTATTGATTACTGGCTGGTATCTGACCATCTATCAGAAATATCTAATAGTAGTATCTTGCCTACCCCCCTTACAGATCACTGTGCCATACACCTCATGCTAAACTTCCAATCAAACAGAACACAAATATTTTCCTTTTGGAAACTTAACAACTCAGTTTTAAAATAGGATTATACTATCCACTcccttgattgattgattgattgattgatagatTGATAgattgatagatagatagatagatagatagatagatagatagatagatagatagatagatagatagatagatagatggcaaccacatacatatgctgcgggttcgcgtccccggcccgtcgccaatttgcccgtgtgtcttcccctgtatctttcccccatttcctgtctctctccactgtcgaaAAAAGCCGCtctggccaaaaatgaaaaaaaaaatgtactaaaGACATatcaaggaaaaaaagagtgatAGAAGATACCATAATCTCCAACTTAACTACCCTTTCTTTGAAAGCTGTGGATCAAATGTctgatgaggggaaaacattATTTGTCAGAGTTACAGAACAAGTTAGATGAAATGTATAAAGTTAGAGCAGAAGGGGCCTTCATTAGATCTAGAAAAAGATGGTTGGAGGAAGGTGAAGAAAATTCTGCCTACTTCTTCAGATTAGAAAAGAGTCGCTCTAACTCTAATACCATACATAAACTAAAAATTAATGGAAATGTTAGCAACGACCCTCGTGAAATTGCCTCCCTCTGTGCTAATTTTTATGGATCACTATACAGCTCCTCATATAATAGTGATTACGCTGCACAATTCTTTGATGCTCTTCCAAATCTTAAAAAAGTTGATGAAAGTGACAGACTTTACTGTGACCAAGCAATCTCCTTTCTTGACATTTTAGATGCCATTAAACAGCTCAAGCTTAACAAATCTCCAGGGGTTGATGGCTTAAGCTCTGAGTTTTACAAATTATTTTCCAAGCAGCTGGCTCCTTTCCTTCTACAAGTATATTTGGAAAGCTGTAACAAGGGAACACTCCCTGCTACTCTTACTCAAGGCCTTACCACTCTAATTCCTAAGCCAAAAAAAGTGTTCTTCTTTTAGATAACTGGCGCCCCATTTGTCTACTAAATAGTGACTATATAATACTTGAACTGGTTTTGACCAAACGTCTGAAAAATGTATTAGATGATATTATTGATGAAACTCAGTCAGGATTTATGAAAGGACATCATATTTCTAACAATATTAGGTTGGTTTTAGATATAATAGATTATTCTGACTTAATTGAAGATGGTAGTTTGATCTTATTTCTTGACtttaaaaaagcttttgatTCTATCGAACACAACTTCTTATATTTAGCCTGAGAAAAATTTGGTTTTGGTCCCTTCTTCATTAAGGCCATTCAAACTCTTTATGCTAATGGAAACAGTGCTGTTAAATTAAAATCAGGAGCTTCCCCTAGATTTCAGTTACATCGAAGCATCAGATAGGGGTGTCCTATTTCTCCATATCTCTTCCTCTTAGCTGGCCAACTTCTTTCCACCCATCTTGGGGTGTGCCCTATACAAGGTATAAATATAGCAAACAGGATCATTCTAATAAGTCAACTGACAGACAATACTACACTATTTTTACGTAACAAATCCCTCTAGCTTTGGATATCATCCAGACCTTTTCTAGAGCCTCTGGCTTATACTTAAATGTCAATAAATGTGAACTTTTTGCTATAAAGGACTGTGCTTTATCATCTATAAACAACATACCTATTAAACAATCTGTTGTATACTTAGGAATCACAATCACCAAAAATGATAAAAGAAGATGTATTGAAAACCTTTCTCCTGCTATCAATAAAACCAGGAAAAACCAAACCACTGGCTGCACAGAGATTTAACTCTGAGGGGCAAGACACTCCTCTCTAAAGCAGAAGGCCTCTCTAGGCTGGTCTATTTGGCCTCTCCTCTGTTTATAGACAACAGCACCTGTAAAAGTATTGACCTGATGTTATTCAATTTTCTTTGGAAGAACAAAATTCATTATATTAGAAAGTCTGTTATCATGAATCCAAACGATAATGGGGGGTTCAATTTTCTGGACTTTTCCACcataaataatacaataaaaatcaGATGGATACAACACCACCTGTCCTGTCCCACCTTGTTATGGAACTTCATtcctatttatatattttctcagCTGGGTGGTCTTGCTTTTCTCTTACTCTGTAACTTTAATCCTGAAAAAATCCCAGTCAAACTGTCCACGTTCCACAAACAATgtttgctatcctggcttttgATCTATAAGCACAATTATTCTcctcaaaaatatataatttggcATAATAGAGATATATTGTATAAGAACAAGTCCCTCTACTTTGACAGCtggaaaaaataatatattgtaTGTGAAACAGCTATTTAATAATTAAGAGTCATTATTCAGTTACACTGAATTTCTGTCCCATTTTAAATTTCCAGTGACTGCCGAGGAATCTGTGATTGTCTTTGATGCCATTCCCTCATTATGATCAGGAAAGGCATCACTAGTCAGAAACCTGATCCTATCTCACACAGTTTAATGGATACTTCTTTTGTTTGTATTATATTAATGCTCTGATAATGGTGAATAAAGATattatagagaaaaaaaatgaatgtagaatgtaattagagatatcttaaataggtattttgtctagtcaaaatataataagagatatcttaatttactaatacgtctagtcataaatcaatttcagatatctggaatctaagtgtggtgaatcggattttatgttaaaacggcctggcACACATGGCAGGGGGCGTGGTTGCGTCACCGCAGCGACTCCGTCCCAAAACGCTACTGCGCAGACTCTGGTTCCGAAAGCGTAAGATGGTAGCCCCCATAAAAGGGACATTTTTGGCTCGGTTTCTGGACAATGGGAGGAAGTGGAGCCACGTCGGCCATCCCTCAGCCATGTTCGCCTGGGCTGCCTGTGCGGGAACGCCGCGGGCCGTCCTCCTGCCACGGCGCAGGTTTACCGCGGGATTAACGGCACCTGCAGGTTTCACTCACCTGTGCAGCGCAGCTTCAGCTCCAGCTGCCGGTGGcggtccagctcctcctcgTACTGCACGATGGTTTTTTCCACCTCGCTGAAGATCTCCTCCGCGGCCGCCGTCAGCCTCCGGTCGATGAAGTCCTTCAGATACTGAAGAGTATACATGATTACTGCAGTAACTGAAGTACTGATCTGAGCTCAGGATGCTACACCGTTCTGCACATCAGAGCTGCTGCAAGCATCATCCCCCTGCGCACGTGCAGAAGGGCTTCTTCCTCTCCCcgcctttcacaataaaagcagctGAGAAAAATGCACGAAAGAGACGCTAGACTGTAGGATCAAGATAAAATCCTGCTTCTTGAGTCAGAATCACaaagttttaaaattaaaccaaatgAAACGATCTTAAAACAAAGCTGAGGGCTCAATAATGCTCATGAAATCAAGCTTTCAGCCAGCTGAGGCTGATTTTCATCTCAATGCAGGAAAACGGAAAGTGTTTTCTTTGCATTACTCTGTTATTACACTATCATTACATGCTGTATCATTACACTATCATCACACTCTGTAGCCTCAGCGGCTGTGAAAGATACCATTTCTTTCTTGATAAAAAGTAAATAGATTTGTTTTTGCCAAGACCGTGTAAGACAGCCCACTACTCAAATAGGTCACATAAGCACTGTTAAAGTATTTCACAAATTTTATAACCCATTAAAAAagacacgcgcgcacacacacacacgcacacacacacagaataagagttcaaaaacaacacattttcgTATTGATGAtcctttattctttttatttgtaaGGTATCATGCTGGAAATCACTGATCTCAAAGAGAAATGATGCCTTGTACcaaacaaagaggaggaggaggtggtggctAGAGAGAGGAAGGTCTGGGCATCTTTGCTCAGACTGCTTCCCCGAGACCCAGATAAATGGTCGAAAACAGATGGATGCAAACAAATGAGGTTCATCTTACAGCCCACGGTGATGCAgctaaaggggaaaaaagtttaTCTCACTCTAGCAGGATGAGAACTTTAAGAAGCTGCTTTTGAAAAAACCAGAGTGTCCTGATGAACTCATGATGTTACCACACAGACTGAATAACCTTTATACTCAGAAACACGAGTCCACTCCCACTGCTCAGTCTTTATGCGGTTTTATATCACAAAACTCTAACTCGGTGACAGTGTCAGTACATCCAACGCTGCACAGCCAGGAGAACCTTTACAGTGTTTCAGCTGACAATCCGTTCACCTTAAAGTGTTCATGCTGTTTGCCAAAGAATTGAGCCCATTTCTCAGTAAACTGGCTGAAGCACAGCACAGTCTGAGCATGTCTGTATTTCTTTACGTTTGGCTTTGCAGCACTGCTTCAGGACCGCCCTTCCTCACCTGTGTGATGCAGTAATGCTGACACAGCCTCTCACCTGTGTGGTTTCTCACATGGATTTTAAGGAAATGCTATAACTTTTCTTCCACATTTTGCAGCTTCTCTTCTGCGTGGATTACTTTGTGCCTTTTAAGTGACGATGATTCAGAAAATCTGTTCCCACAGGTCTTGCAAACatatggcttctcacctgtgtgacacCTCATGTGGCGCAACAAATTACTCCCCCGATTGAATGATTTTCCACACGTTTCGCAGGAATGGGGCCTCTCACTGGTGTGAATTATTGAGTGAGTCAACAAATTACTGCGTCGATTGAAAGATTTCCCACATGTTTGGCAACAAAATGGCTTCTCACCTCTGTGGATTCTGGTGTGGACGTACAAATCACCCCTCCGATTAAAACCTTTCCCACACATTTGGCAAGAATATGGCTTTTTCTCTGCATGGATAAACATGTGCATATTAAATATTGACAATTTAAAAAACCTTTTTCCACAGATGTTACAGAGATAGGGCTTCTCACCGGTGTGGACCCTCATGTGGATCAGCAAAATAGACTTTTGAGCAAAACCTTTCCCACATGTTTTGCAGGAATAAGGCTTCTCACGTGTGTGGACTGCTCTGTGCCTGGTGAGGGCTGATGAGGTCAAACATTTTCTTCCACAGGTGTTACAAATATAGGGTTTATCACCTGTGTGAGTTCTCATGTGGACAGTCAAAGCATCCCTCTGAGAAAAACCTTTCCCACATATTTCACAAGAATATGGCTTCTCGCCTGTGTGGATTCTCCGATGTCTTTTCATTCTGGATGTATACTTAAAGCCTTTTCCACAAACATCACATTTTACAGATTTGCAGCCTGAGTCAGAGTTATACCGATTCTCTGATGTAGGAGAGTCTTCTGCAGTGTGACTTCTGTTTCTGCGATTCCTCTTTTTTGGCTCTGAATCTAAATTCCTAGTTAATCCTGGATCTACATTCTTGCTTTCTTCCTTACTTTCCTCATAAGTAGCAGTCATCATGAAGGTATCAgcctcctccttcactacaagctgctctccctcctgactgctgcagagttcctcctgttcctctttaatcCGAGGAGGTTCTGGTTCCTCCTGGTCCAGCCTGGAGCTCCTCTCTTGGtgacagagctgctgctcagggagaacctcctcctcctccttacaGACACAATGATGTGGGAGGTCTAAACAAAGGTGCACAAGGACTaagttacagaaaaaaaacccaagggTATTCTAATGAGAAGAGCTCTGTAGAGCAAGCATGTCACTCAGAAATACACATGAAGTTCAGGAGGATAAACTTTAATGTCCAACTTTCAAATATGAGAAAAGAAAATTTGGTTTCAAGAGATTAAACAGCAAACCTTCACCTGGTGCCCCCTGTTAATTTGCCCAAGAGCAGAGGGCCACACTAACCAATGCTCACATCCAAGGGTGGTAAAAGGATAAACCTTCACCCTTGAAGTTCACAGTTATTAACTTCAATGCTGAAGGAATGTCAGCAAACAAACCGTGTGATGGTTTAGACGCACTTTTACACTGatgcctctttcccaccaacagggttctggagccggtgcctttatttgaaccgttaggcgggttttccaccgcggaagcactcggtgctccggccccgcaaactagctggtctcgaac
This portion of the Archocentrus centrarchus isolate MPI-CPG fArcCen1 chromosome 17, fArcCen1, whole genome shotgun sequence genome encodes:
- the LOC115796436 gene encoding zinc finger protein 568-like isoform X1 — its product is MPSVQYLREFINERLTAAAEEIFSEFEKTIVQYEEEIDRQRRLLDITWKPEIKLRRTDLPQQCVNEEEEEVLIEQPLHNLERSSSLNQEEPEPPWIKEEEEELCSSQEAEQLVLKEESVDIIIWNKEERNHQPELQHDVCRPQKIDLPHHCVCKEEEEVLPEQQLCHQERSSRLDQEEPEPPRIKEEQEELCSSQEGEQLVVKEEADTFMMTATYEESKEESKNVDPGLTRNLDSEPKKRNRRNRSHTAEDSPTSENRYNSDSGCKSVKCDVCGKGFKYTSRMKRHRRIHTGEKPYSCEICGKGFSQRDALTVHMRTHTGDKPYICNTCGRKCLTSSALTRHRAVHTREKPYSCKTCGKGFAQKSILLIHMRVHTGEKPYLCNICGKRFFKLSIFNMHMFIHAEKKPYSCQMCGKGFNRRGDLYVHTRIHRGEKPFCCQTCGKSFNRRSNLLTHSIIHTSERPHSCETCGKSFNRGSNLLRHMRCHTGEKPYVCKTCGNRFSESSSLKRHKVIHAEEKLQNVEEKL